Part of the Drosophila pseudoobscura strain MV-25-SWS-2005 chromosome 2, UCI_Dpse_MV25, whole genome shotgun sequence genome, TCTGCACGTTGGGAGGTGTCTGGATGCAATAGGTTACCGCATCCGCAACGTCCTCAGCTCGCAGCATGGGAAGGTCTGGCATTGCCTCCTTGATTTTCTCATCAATGATCTCCGTGTCCACAGCGCCGGGGCTAATGCTCTAAGGGTTGTATGGAAACTAGTTAGCTATTGGCCAAATCGGAATTATTAACTATATAACTTACAGTTATCTTCGTCTCAGTTTTCTTTTGCTGAAACTCCTGTCGCAGTACCTCCGTGAGTGCGGTGATAGCAAACTTAGAAGGAGCATACATCTTAAAGCCCATGCCGGGTACCGTTGGCACATTATGACCAGCAATGCTGTTGATGATCACCACATGGCCATCGTTGACATTGCGTCTCTGCAGCGAAAGGAATGCCTCTCGGGTGCACCACGACACTCCGAGGACATTGGTGTCCAAAACAGCGCGAATATCGGAAGAATTGTCGGGATCTGTGATTTGTAATTTACCAACGATCCCAGCATTGTTGACCAATACGTCGGCCCCTCCAAGAGTCTTGTCGATCCAGGCGAATACATCAACGACCTGCTGTTCAACGCTAACGTCACACTTTCGACCATGGAAACGGGACTGCTGATCTTTTGGTAGCGATGCCTTAAGCTCCTGAAGTCGTTCCTCGCGGCGGCCCAGTCCAACAACGACCATGCCCTTGGCAACCAAATCCTTACAGCAGGCAGCTCCGATTCCAGAACTGGCTCCAGTTACGACGGCAACACGATTCAACCAACGATCCATTATGAAAACAGTATGTTTATTCTAGAGAATTCGCGATACGACTGAGTTCGTGCCTATGGAGAGGTTCTTATTTATAGAACTTTTGAAAAAAGCTCCGGTCAAATGTTTAACTAATCTTCAGAGAACATCATTATCACGATGATATGGCATATATACATTCGTACacttacatatgtgtgtgcgaaCCAGCGTATCATGATGATAGTCATATGTAaaataagtacatatgtacatatatgtgaaTCGCATCATGATGAAATTATTGTCTATGTGTATCGGTGAAAATTAGAGACACTTTAAAGAATCAGAATGAGTTAGTCGACTTTAACTTTAACTTTAGTCTACcgattaaatttttttttcggggtCGTAAGTCACTCCTTTTGCCTGTTACATTTATACACGTCAACACAGTATACCCTCAGACTCTCCGAGTACCTCGTAAAAATCCGATTAAGACCAAGAAGAGATAGCAAAACACTGGGATATTCTGTATCTTTTCTTTATCTGTTCACACAGATATTTAAAGTATTTCACATCATATAACCAATGTAAGTTTAATTGATTTTACATCATTtagttgaaatatttttttttattcatcaAACGAATTCCTTTTAAAACTAATTAATATTCCGAACAGCAGTCTTCCCAGTCTTACACTTAATAATAGTCCTATGCTTCGAATGTTTACATTCCACACGCTGAAATCTTATTTTTGTATCCATTCCATATAAGCGGCATTGGCTCTTTGTATCTATGAGGTTTTACCGTCCACAAAGCCTTCTTTCTTCGTAAGTTTGCCGCAGCCATCATATCTATCTTCCTGCATGACTAGAATCAAttcaaaacttttcaccaACGGGCTTGATTGTTAGCTCATGGATCTGCACGTTGGGCGGGGTCTGGATGCAGTAGGTTACCGCATCCGCAACGTCCTTAGCTCGCAGCATGGGAAAGTCTGGCATTGCCTCCTTGATTTTCTCATCAATGATCTCCGTGTCCACAGCACCGGGGCTAATGCTCTAAGGGTCGTATGGAAGTTTCTTAA contains:
- the LOC6897388 gene encoding farnesol dehydrogenase-like produces the protein MDRWLNRVAVVTGASSGIGAACCKDLVAKGMVVVGLGRREERLQELKASLPKDQQSRFHGRKCDVSVEQQVVDVFAWIDKTLGGADVLVNNAGIVGKLQITDPDNSSDIRAVLDTNVLGVSWCTREAFLSLQRRNVNDGHVVIINSIAGHNVPTVPGMGFKMYAPSKFAITALTEVLRQEFQQKKTETKITSISPGAVDTEIIDEKIKEAMPDLPMLRAEDVADAVTYCIQTPPNVQIHELTIKPVGEKF